From Camelus dromedarius isolate mCamDro1 chromosome X, mCamDro1.pat, whole genome shotgun sequence, one genomic window encodes:
- the ZMYM3 gene encoding zinc finger MYM-type protein 3 isoform X1, translating to MQNTYPVILMDPSDFPSPFDPLTLPEKPLAGDLPVDMEFGEDLLESQTAPTRGWAPPGPSPSSGALDLLDTPAGLEKDPGVLDGATELLGLGGLLYKAPSPPEVDHGPEGALAWDADQTLEPGPGGQTPEVVPPDPGAGANPSSPEGLLEPLAPDSPITLQSPHIEEEETTSIATGRRGSPGQEEELPQGQPQSPNGPPSPSVGETLGDGINSSQTKPGGPSPPAHPSLPGDGLTGKASEKPPERVQKRSERVRRVEPPKPEVVDSTESIPVSDEDSDAMVDDPNDEDFVPFRPRRSPRMSLRSSVAQRAGRSSVGTKMTCAHCRTPLQKGQTAYQRKGLPQLFCSSSCLTTFSKKPSGKKTCTFCKKEIWNTKDSVVAQTGSGGSFHEFCTSVCLSLYEAQQQRPLPQSGDPADATRCSICQKTGEVLHEVSNGSVVHRLCSDSCFSKFRANKGLKTNCCDQCGAYIYTKTGSPGPELLFHEGQQKRFCNTTCLGAYKKKNTRVYPCVWCKTLCKNFEMLSHVDRNGKTSLFCSLCCTTSYKVKQAGLTGPPRPCSFCRRSLSDPCYYNKVDRTVYQFCSPSCWTKFQRTSPEGGIHLSCHYCHSLFSGKPEVLDWQDQVFQFCCRDCCEDFKRLRGVVSQCEHCRQEKLLHEKLRFSGVEKSFCSEGCVLLYKQDFTKKLGLCCITCTYCSQTCQRGVTEQLDGSTWDFCSEDCKSKYLLWYCKAARCHACKRQGKLLETIHWRGQIRHFCNQQCLLRFYSQQNQPNLDTQSGPESLLNSQSSEAKPQTPSQTKVENSNTVKTAEENGNLGKIPVKTRSAPATPTPPPPPPPPATPRKNKAAMCKPLMQNRGVSCKVEMKSKGSQTEEWKPQVIVLPIPVPIFVPVPMHLYCQKVPVPFSMPIPVPVPMFLPTTLESTDKIVETIEELKVKIPSNPLEADILAMAEMIAEAEELDKASSDLCDLVSNQSAEGLLEDCDLFGPARDDVLAMAVKMANVLDEPGQDLEADFPKNPLDINPSVDFLFDCGLVGPEDVSTEQDLPRTMRKGQKRLVLSESCSRDSMSSQPSCTGLNYSYGVNAWKCWVQSKYANGETSKGDELRFGPKPMRIKEDILACSAAELNYGLAQFVREITRPNGERYEPDSIYYLCLGIQQYLLENNRMVNIFTDLYYLTFVQELNKSLSTWQPTLLPNNTVFSRVEEEHLWECKQLGVYSPFVLLNTLMFFNTKFFGLQTAEEHMQLSFTNVVRQSRKCTTPRGTTKVVSIRYYAPVRQRKGRDTGPGKRKREDEAPILEQRENRMNPLRCPVKFYEFYLSKCPESLRTRNDVFYLQPERSCIAESPLWYSVIPMDRSMLESMLNRILAVREIYEELARPGEEDLD from the exons ATGCAAAA CACATACCCAGTCATCCTCATGGACCCCAGTGATTTCCCCAGTCCGTTTGACCCATTGACCCTGCCAGAGAAGCCCCTGGCTGGAGACCTTCCAGTAGACATGGAATTTGGAGAGGATCTACTGGAATCCCAGACTGCCCCAACTAGAGGATGGGCCCCCCCTGGCCCTTCTCCATCCTCAGGAGCCCTGGACCTGCTTGATACCCCTGCTGGCCTGGAAAAAGACCCTGGAGTCCTGGATGGAGCCACtgagctgctggggctgggggggctGCTCTATAAAGCCCCCTCTCCCCCAGAGGTGGACCATGGTCCCGAGGGGGCCCTTGCATGGGATGCAGATCAGACCCTAGAGCCTGGACCAGGGGGCCAGACCCCTGAGGTGGTGCCACCTGACCCAGGGGCTGGGGCAAATCCCTCTTCACCGGAGGGCCTACTAGAGCCTTTGGCTCCAGATTCTCCAATAACCCTGCAGTCCCCACATATTGAAGAGGAGGAGACCACCTCCATAGCTACAGGGAGAAGGGGCTcccctgggcaggaggaggagcttCCCCAAGGGCAGCCACAGAGCCCAAATGGCCCCCCCAGCCCTTCGGTGGGAGAAACTCTGGGGGATGGAATCAACAGTTCTCAGACCAAACCTGGGGGCCCCAGCCCCCCTGCACACCCTTCCTTGCCAG GAGATGGCCTGACTGGGAAGGCGAGTGAGAAGCCGCCTGAGAGG GTGCAGAAGAGAAGCGAGCGCGTTAGAAGAGTAGAGCCTCCCAAACCCGAGGTTGTGGATTCCACTGAGAGCA TTCCAGTGTCAGATGAGGATTCGGATGCCATGGTAGATGACCCCAATGATGAGGACTTTGTGCCATTTCGGCCCCGGCGCTCTCCTCGCATGTCCCTACGCTCGAGTGTGGCACAGAGGGCTGGGCGTTCCTCGGTTGGCACCAAGATGACGTGTGCCCATTGCCGGACACCGCTGCAGAAGGGCCAGACGGCCTACCAGCGCAAGGGGCTGCCGCAGCTCTTCTGCTCCTCATCCTGCCTCACCactttctccaagaagccctccggCAAAAAGACTTGTACCTTCTGCAAGAA GGAGATCTGGAACACCAAGGACTCGGTGGTGGCACAGACTGGCTCAGGAGGCTCCTTCCACGAGTTCTGcacgtctgtctgtctctccctgtaTGAGGCCCAGCAGCAGCGCCCACTCCCCCAGTCTGGGGATCCCGCTGATGCAACCCGCTGCAGTATATGCCAGAAGAcgggagag gtcCTGCACGAGGTCAGCAATGGCAGCGTGGTGCACCGGCTCTGCAGCGATTCTTGCTTCTCCAAATTCCGGGCCAACAAGGGACTGAAAACCAACTGTTGTGACCAGTGCGGCGCTTACATCTACACCAAGACCGGGAGCCCTGGCCCCGAGCTCCTCTTCCACGAGGGCCAACAAAAGCGGTTCTGCAACACAACCTGCTTGGGGGCGTACAAGAAG AAAAACACACGGGTGTACCCATGTGTCTGGTGCAAGACCCTGTGTAAGAACTTTGAGATGCTATCCCATGTGGACCGTAATGGCAAGACCAGCTTGttctgttccctgtgctgtaccacCTCTTACAAAGTGAAGCAGGCAGGGCTCACTG GCCCTCCCCGACCCTGCAGCTTCTGCCGCCGCAGCCTCTCTGACCCCTGTTACTACAACAAGGTTGATCGCACAGTCTACCAAttctgcagccccagctgctggACCAAGTTCCAG CGCACAAGCCCCGAGGGGGGCATTCACCTGAGCTGTCACTACTGCCACAGCCTCTTCAGTGGCAAGCCTGAGGTCTTGGACTGGCAG GACCAGGTGTTCCAGTTCTGCTGCCGTGATTGCTGTGAGGACTTCAAGCGCCTGCGGGGTGTGGTGTCCCAGTGTGAGCATTGCCGGCAGGAGAAACTCCTCCATGAGAAACTCCGATTCAGTGGGGTGGAGAAAAGCTTCTGCAGCGAAG GCTGCGTGCTGCTGTACAAACAGGACTTCACTAAGAAGCTGGGACTGTGCTGCATCACTTGTACTTACTGCTCCCAGACGTGCCAGCGCGGAGTCACTGAGCAGCTGGACGGCAGCACCTGGGACTTCTGCAGCGAGGACTGTAAGAGCAAGTACCTGCTGTGGTACTGCAAG GCTGCCCGGTGCCATGCCTGTAAGCGCCAGGGGAAGCTGCTGGAGACCATCCACTGGCGCGGGCAGATCCGTCATTTCTGCAACCAACAGTGTCTGCTGCGCTTCTATAGCCAGCAGAACCAACCCAACCTGGATACCCAGAGTGGGCCTGAGAGCCTCCTGAACA GTCAATCTTCTGAGGCAAAGCCCCAGACACCCTCTCAAACCAAAGTGGAGAACAGCAACACCGTGAAGACTGCAGAGGAAAATGGGAATCTGGGCAAG ATCCCTGTGAAGACCCGCTCAGCCCCTGCtactcccacccctcctccacccccaccgcccccagcAACACCCCGCAAAAACAAAGCCGCCATGTGTAAGCCACTGATGCAGAATCGGGGGGTCTCCTGCAAGGTGGAGATGAAGTCCAAAGGGAGTCAGACAG AAGAGTGGAAGCCGCAGGTGATCGTGTTGCCCATCCCAGTGCCCATCTTTGTGCCAGTGCCTATGCATCTGTACTGCCAGAAAGTCCCGGTGCCTTTCTCCATGCCTATCCCC GTACCTGTGCCCATGTTCCTGCCCACTACCTTGGAGAGCACAGACAAGATTGTGGAGACTATTGAGGAGCTGAAGGTGAAGATCCCTTCCAACCCCTTGGAGGCTGACATCCTGGCTATGGCAGAAATGATCGCAGAGGCTGAGGAGTTAGACAAGGCCTCGTCTGACCTTTGTG aTCTGGTGAGCAACCAGAGTGCAGAGGGACTTCTGGAAGACTGTGACCTGTTCGGGCCAGCTCGGGATGACGTCCTGGCCATGGCTGTCAAGATGGCCAACGTGTTAGATGAGCCTGGGCAAGACTTGGAGGCCGACTTCCCCAAGA ATCCTTTGGACATTAACCCCAGTGTAGACTTCCTCTTTGACTGTGGCCTGGTCGGGCCAGAGGACGTGTCTACTGAACAAGACCTTCCCCGAACTATGAGGAAG GGTCAAAAGCGGCTCGTGCTTTCAGAGAGCTGTTCCCGGGACTCCATGAGCAGCCAGCCTAGCTGTACTGGACTCAACTATTCCTACGGTGTCAATGCTTGGAAGTGCTGGGTGCAGTCAAAATATGCCAATGGAGAAACCAGCAAGGGTGATGAGCTGCGCTTTGGCC CCAAACCTATGCGTATCAAAGAGGATATTCTGGCCTGTTCAGCTGCTGAGCTCAACTATGGTCTGGCCCAGTTTGTGAGAGAAATCACTCGACCCAACGGTGAACGATACGAACCTGACAGTATCTACTATCTGTGTCTTGGCATCCAACAG tacTTGTTGGAAAATAACCGAATGGTGAACATTTTCACGGACCTTTACTACCTGACTTTCGTTCAAGAACTCAACAAGTCTCTGAGTACCTGGCAACCCACACTCCTCCCCAACA ATACGGTGTTCTCCCGAGTGGAGGAAGAACACCTTTGGGAGTGTAAGCAGCTGGGCGTCTACTCACCCTTCGTTCTTCTCAACACCCTCATGTTCTTCAACACTAAGTTTTTTGGACTGCAGACAGCTGAGGAACACATGCAGCTCTCCTTCACCAATGTGGTGCGGCAGTCCCGCAAGTGTACCACCCCTCGGGGCACCACCAAGGTGGTGAGCATCCGCTATTATGCACCAGTCCGCCAGCGGAAAGGGCGAG ACACAGGTCCTGGGAAACGGAAGAGAGAAGATGAAGCCCCCATCTTAGAGCAGCGCGAGAACCGCATGAATCCCCTCCGCTGCCCTGTCAAGTTCTATGAATTCTATCTCTCAAAATG TCCCGAAAGCCTCCGGACTCGCAATGATGTGTTCTACCTGCAACCTGAGCGGTCCTGCATCGCCGAGTCCCCTCTCTGGTATTCTGTGATCCCCATGGACCGCAGCATGTTGGAGAGCATGCTCAATCGCATCCTGGCTGTGCGTGAGATTTATGAGGAGCTGGCTCGTCCCGGGGAGGAAGATCTGGACTGA
- the ZMYM3 gene encoding zinc finger MYM-type protein 3 isoform X2: MDPSDFPSPFDPLTLPEKPLAGDLPVDMEFGEDLLESQTAPTRGWAPPGPSPSSGALDLLDTPAGLEKDPGVLDGATELLGLGGLLYKAPSPPEVDHGPEGALAWDADQTLEPGPGGQTPEVVPPDPGAGANPSSPEGLLEPLAPDSPITLQSPHIEEEETTSIATGRRGSPGQEEELPQGQPQSPNGPPSPSVGETLGDGINSSQTKPGGPSPPAHPSLPGDGLTGKASEKPPERVQKRSERVRRVEPPKPEVVDSTESIPVSDEDSDAMVDDPNDEDFVPFRPRRSPRMSLRSSVAQRAGRSSVGTKMTCAHCRTPLQKGQTAYQRKGLPQLFCSSSCLTTFSKKPSGKKTCTFCKKEIWNTKDSVVAQTGSGGSFHEFCTSVCLSLYEAQQQRPLPQSGDPADATRCSICQKTGEVLHEVSNGSVVHRLCSDSCFSKFRANKGLKTNCCDQCGAYIYTKTGSPGPELLFHEGQQKRFCNTTCLGAYKKKNTRVYPCVWCKTLCKNFEMLSHVDRNGKTSLFCSLCCTTSYKVKQAGLTGPPRPCSFCRRSLSDPCYYNKVDRTVYQFCSPSCWTKFQRTSPEGGIHLSCHYCHSLFSGKPEVLDWQDQVFQFCCRDCCEDFKRLRGVVSQCEHCRQEKLLHEKLRFSGVEKSFCSEGCVLLYKQDFTKKLGLCCITCTYCSQTCQRGVTEQLDGSTWDFCSEDCKSKYLLWYCKAARCHACKRQGKLLETIHWRGQIRHFCNQQCLLRFYSQQNQPNLDTQSGPESLLNSQSSEAKPQTPSQTKVENSNTVKTAEENGNLGKIPVKTRSAPATPTPPPPPPPPATPRKNKAAMCKPLMQNRGVSCKVEMKSKGSQTEEWKPQVIVLPIPVPIFVPVPMHLYCQKVPVPFSMPIPVPVPMFLPTTLESTDKIVETIEELKVKIPSNPLEADILAMAEMIAEAEELDKASSDLCDLVSNQSAEGLLEDCDLFGPARDDVLAMAVKMANVLDEPGQDLEADFPKNPLDINPSVDFLFDCGLVGPEDVSTEQDLPRTMRKGQKRLVLSESCSRDSMSSQPSCTGLNYSYGVNAWKCWVQSKYANGETSKGDELRFGPKPMRIKEDILACSAAELNYGLAQFVREITRPNGERYEPDSIYYLCLGIQQYLLENNRMVNIFTDLYYLTFVQELNKSLSTWQPTLLPNNTVFSRVEEEHLWECKQLGVYSPFVLLNTLMFFNTKFFGLQTAEEHMQLSFTNVVRQSRKCTTPRGTTKVVSIRYYAPVRQRKGRDTGPGKRKREDEAPILEQRENRMNPLRCPVKFYEFYLSKCPESLRTRNDVFYLQPERSCIAESPLWYSVIPMDRSMLESMLNRILAVREIYEELARPGEEDLD; the protein is encoded by the exons ATGGACCCCAGTGATTTCCCCAGTCCGTTTGACCCATTGACCCTGCCAGAGAAGCCCCTGGCTGGAGACCTTCCAGTAGACATGGAATTTGGAGAGGATCTACTGGAATCCCAGACTGCCCCAACTAGAGGATGGGCCCCCCCTGGCCCTTCTCCATCCTCAGGAGCCCTGGACCTGCTTGATACCCCTGCTGGCCTGGAAAAAGACCCTGGAGTCCTGGATGGAGCCACtgagctgctggggctgggggggctGCTCTATAAAGCCCCCTCTCCCCCAGAGGTGGACCATGGTCCCGAGGGGGCCCTTGCATGGGATGCAGATCAGACCCTAGAGCCTGGACCAGGGGGCCAGACCCCTGAGGTGGTGCCACCTGACCCAGGGGCTGGGGCAAATCCCTCTTCACCGGAGGGCCTACTAGAGCCTTTGGCTCCAGATTCTCCAATAACCCTGCAGTCCCCACATATTGAAGAGGAGGAGACCACCTCCATAGCTACAGGGAGAAGGGGCTcccctgggcaggaggaggagcttCCCCAAGGGCAGCCACAGAGCCCAAATGGCCCCCCCAGCCCTTCGGTGGGAGAAACTCTGGGGGATGGAATCAACAGTTCTCAGACCAAACCTGGGGGCCCCAGCCCCCCTGCACACCCTTCCTTGCCAG GAGATGGCCTGACTGGGAAGGCGAGTGAGAAGCCGCCTGAGAGG GTGCAGAAGAGAAGCGAGCGCGTTAGAAGAGTAGAGCCTCCCAAACCCGAGGTTGTGGATTCCACTGAGAGCA TTCCAGTGTCAGATGAGGATTCGGATGCCATGGTAGATGACCCCAATGATGAGGACTTTGTGCCATTTCGGCCCCGGCGCTCTCCTCGCATGTCCCTACGCTCGAGTGTGGCACAGAGGGCTGGGCGTTCCTCGGTTGGCACCAAGATGACGTGTGCCCATTGCCGGACACCGCTGCAGAAGGGCCAGACGGCCTACCAGCGCAAGGGGCTGCCGCAGCTCTTCTGCTCCTCATCCTGCCTCACCactttctccaagaagccctccggCAAAAAGACTTGTACCTTCTGCAAGAA GGAGATCTGGAACACCAAGGACTCGGTGGTGGCACAGACTGGCTCAGGAGGCTCCTTCCACGAGTTCTGcacgtctgtctgtctctccctgtaTGAGGCCCAGCAGCAGCGCCCACTCCCCCAGTCTGGGGATCCCGCTGATGCAACCCGCTGCAGTATATGCCAGAAGAcgggagag gtcCTGCACGAGGTCAGCAATGGCAGCGTGGTGCACCGGCTCTGCAGCGATTCTTGCTTCTCCAAATTCCGGGCCAACAAGGGACTGAAAACCAACTGTTGTGACCAGTGCGGCGCTTACATCTACACCAAGACCGGGAGCCCTGGCCCCGAGCTCCTCTTCCACGAGGGCCAACAAAAGCGGTTCTGCAACACAACCTGCTTGGGGGCGTACAAGAAG AAAAACACACGGGTGTACCCATGTGTCTGGTGCAAGACCCTGTGTAAGAACTTTGAGATGCTATCCCATGTGGACCGTAATGGCAAGACCAGCTTGttctgttccctgtgctgtaccacCTCTTACAAAGTGAAGCAGGCAGGGCTCACTG GCCCTCCCCGACCCTGCAGCTTCTGCCGCCGCAGCCTCTCTGACCCCTGTTACTACAACAAGGTTGATCGCACAGTCTACCAAttctgcagccccagctgctggACCAAGTTCCAG CGCACAAGCCCCGAGGGGGGCATTCACCTGAGCTGTCACTACTGCCACAGCCTCTTCAGTGGCAAGCCTGAGGTCTTGGACTGGCAG GACCAGGTGTTCCAGTTCTGCTGCCGTGATTGCTGTGAGGACTTCAAGCGCCTGCGGGGTGTGGTGTCCCAGTGTGAGCATTGCCGGCAGGAGAAACTCCTCCATGAGAAACTCCGATTCAGTGGGGTGGAGAAAAGCTTCTGCAGCGAAG GCTGCGTGCTGCTGTACAAACAGGACTTCACTAAGAAGCTGGGACTGTGCTGCATCACTTGTACTTACTGCTCCCAGACGTGCCAGCGCGGAGTCACTGAGCAGCTGGACGGCAGCACCTGGGACTTCTGCAGCGAGGACTGTAAGAGCAAGTACCTGCTGTGGTACTGCAAG GCTGCCCGGTGCCATGCCTGTAAGCGCCAGGGGAAGCTGCTGGAGACCATCCACTGGCGCGGGCAGATCCGTCATTTCTGCAACCAACAGTGTCTGCTGCGCTTCTATAGCCAGCAGAACCAACCCAACCTGGATACCCAGAGTGGGCCTGAGAGCCTCCTGAACA GTCAATCTTCTGAGGCAAAGCCCCAGACACCCTCTCAAACCAAAGTGGAGAACAGCAACACCGTGAAGACTGCAGAGGAAAATGGGAATCTGGGCAAG ATCCCTGTGAAGACCCGCTCAGCCCCTGCtactcccacccctcctccacccccaccgcccccagcAACACCCCGCAAAAACAAAGCCGCCATGTGTAAGCCACTGATGCAGAATCGGGGGGTCTCCTGCAAGGTGGAGATGAAGTCCAAAGGGAGTCAGACAG AAGAGTGGAAGCCGCAGGTGATCGTGTTGCCCATCCCAGTGCCCATCTTTGTGCCAGTGCCTATGCATCTGTACTGCCAGAAAGTCCCGGTGCCTTTCTCCATGCCTATCCCC GTACCTGTGCCCATGTTCCTGCCCACTACCTTGGAGAGCACAGACAAGATTGTGGAGACTATTGAGGAGCTGAAGGTGAAGATCCCTTCCAACCCCTTGGAGGCTGACATCCTGGCTATGGCAGAAATGATCGCAGAGGCTGAGGAGTTAGACAAGGCCTCGTCTGACCTTTGTG aTCTGGTGAGCAACCAGAGTGCAGAGGGACTTCTGGAAGACTGTGACCTGTTCGGGCCAGCTCGGGATGACGTCCTGGCCATGGCTGTCAAGATGGCCAACGTGTTAGATGAGCCTGGGCAAGACTTGGAGGCCGACTTCCCCAAGA ATCCTTTGGACATTAACCCCAGTGTAGACTTCCTCTTTGACTGTGGCCTGGTCGGGCCAGAGGACGTGTCTACTGAACAAGACCTTCCCCGAACTATGAGGAAG GGTCAAAAGCGGCTCGTGCTTTCAGAGAGCTGTTCCCGGGACTCCATGAGCAGCCAGCCTAGCTGTACTGGACTCAACTATTCCTACGGTGTCAATGCTTGGAAGTGCTGGGTGCAGTCAAAATATGCCAATGGAGAAACCAGCAAGGGTGATGAGCTGCGCTTTGGCC CCAAACCTATGCGTATCAAAGAGGATATTCTGGCCTGTTCAGCTGCTGAGCTCAACTATGGTCTGGCCCAGTTTGTGAGAGAAATCACTCGACCCAACGGTGAACGATACGAACCTGACAGTATCTACTATCTGTGTCTTGGCATCCAACAG tacTTGTTGGAAAATAACCGAATGGTGAACATTTTCACGGACCTTTACTACCTGACTTTCGTTCAAGAACTCAACAAGTCTCTGAGTACCTGGCAACCCACACTCCTCCCCAACA ATACGGTGTTCTCCCGAGTGGAGGAAGAACACCTTTGGGAGTGTAAGCAGCTGGGCGTCTACTCACCCTTCGTTCTTCTCAACACCCTCATGTTCTTCAACACTAAGTTTTTTGGACTGCAGACAGCTGAGGAACACATGCAGCTCTCCTTCACCAATGTGGTGCGGCAGTCCCGCAAGTGTACCACCCCTCGGGGCACCACCAAGGTGGTGAGCATCCGCTATTATGCACCAGTCCGCCAGCGGAAAGGGCGAG ACACAGGTCCTGGGAAACGGAAGAGAGAAGATGAAGCCCCCATCTTAGAGCAGCGCGAGAACCGCATGAATCCCCTCCGCTGCCCTGTCAAGTTCTATGAATTCTATCTCTCAAAATG TCCCGAAAGCCTCCGGACTCGCAATGATGTGTTCTACCTGCAACCTGAGCGGTCCTGCATCGCCGAGTCCCCTCTCTGGTATTCTGTGATCCCCATGGACCGCAGCATGTTGGAGAGCATGCTCAATCGCATCCTGGCTGTGCGTGAGATTTATGAGGAGCTGGCTCGTCCCGGGGAGGAAGATCTGGACTGA